In Terriglobales bacterium, a single genomic region encodes these proteins:
- a CDS encoding isoprenylcysteine carboxylmethyltransferase family protein, protein MLRFLQTVGWLACIIYSSIPSFWLIIHPRIEYWRARSRSPYRVLVPLWLLMWIILGAITWPWRHVQLYRTPLSWIPAVALFACGILLYRAGGRRFSREQLGGRPELEPARHEQRLVTTGIRSRVRHPIYLAHFCELMGWSIGTGLAVCFALTVFAIITGVFMLRVEDRELEQRFGDEYREYRRRVPAILLF, encoded by the coding sequence GTGCTCCGGTTCCTTCAGACGGTGGGATGGCTGGCGTGCATCATCTACAGCAGCATCCCGTCTTTCTGGCTGATCATTCATCCCCGGATTGAATATTGGCGTGCCCGTAGCCGCTCGCCATACCGCGTGCTAGTTCCGCTTTGGCTGCTGATGTGGATCATCCTGGGCGCAATCACCTGGCCCTGGCGTCACGTCCAACTGTATCGCACGCCACTCTCGTGGATTCCGGCGGTCGCATTGTTCGCTTGCGGCATCCTGCTTTATCGCGCCGGCGGCAGACGCTTCAGCAGAGAACAACTGGGAGGCCGCCCGGAACTCGAACCGGCGCGTCATGAGCAGCGCCTGGTCACCACCGGCATTCGCTCCCGCGTGCGTCACCCGATTTATCTGGCGCACTTCTGCGAACTCATGGGATGGAGCATCGGTACCGGCTTGGCGGTGTGCTTCGCCCTTACCGTATTTGCCATCATCACCGGAGTTTTCATGCTTCGCGTGGAAGACCGCGAACTCGAGCAGCGCTTCGGTGACGAATATCGCGAATACCGCCGCCGCGTACCTGCTATCCTTCTTTTTTGA
- a CDS encoding IS1595 family transposase: MNRRQAIPKELRYTVEQFHQEFPNDAACLARVMEMRYPGHVAKCDSGDCAGALRKHHRVSGRSAYACDYCGHHLYPLAGTIFEHSSTSLRLWFYAMYQIGSTRCGISAKQIQRETGVTYKTAWRMFKQIRTLVSEDIRLEGSTVEVDEMCVGGRSKWLRAIEKPKTTVLGVVQRKSGRVIARVAPDAKKPTLHGFIKEFVVPGSVIFSDEHPSYDGIEGPKYRHYRIRHNARVYVTGSRKQIHTQTIEGLWSLVKRGLGGVYHSVSKKYLQSYLNEYSFQYNRRETGNLIFFAILATVAELASQPPVAASAQTQTV; the protein is encoded by the coding sequence ATGAATCGCAGACAGGCTATCCCCAAAGAACTGCGGTACACCGTAGAACAATTCCATCAGGAATTTCCGAACGATGCCGCTTGCCTTGCGCGTGTTATGGAGATGCGCTATCCGGGTCACGTTGCTAAATGTGATTCCGGGGATTGCGCTGGTGCGCTTCGCAAACATCATCGCGTCTCTGGCCGCAGTGCCTACGCTTGCGACTATTGCGGACATCACCTGTACCCGCTTGCGGGAACCATTTTTGAGCACAGCAGCACTTCGTTGCGCTTGTGGTTCTACGCGATGTATCAAATAGGTTCTACTCGTTGCGGAATTTCCGCTAAACAAATTCAACGCGAGACTGGCGTCACCTACAAAACCGCATGGCGGATGTTCAAGCAGATTCGCACTCTGGTGTCGGAGGACATCAGATTGGAGGGTTCCACAGTTGAGGTTGACGAAATGTGCGTCGGTGGCCGCAGCAAGTGGTTGCGGGCAATTGAGAAGCCCAAGACCACCGTTCTCGGAGTGGTACAGCGCAAAAGCGGGCGTGTGATTGCGCGTGTTGCGCCTGACGCAAAGAAACCCACTCTGCATGGATTCATTAAAGAGTTTGTAGTGCCCGGAAGTGTGATATTCAGTGATGAACATCCGTCGTATGATGGCATCGAAGGGCCGAAGTATCGGCATTACCGGATTCGCCATAACGCCCGCGTTTACGTCACTGGCTCGCGGAAACAGATTCACACTCAGACCATCGAAGGACTTTGGAGTTTGGTAAAAAGAGGATTGGGCGGCGTGTACCACTCTGTAAGCAAGAAATACTTGCAGAGCTATCTCAACGAGTATTCTTTCCAGTACAACCGCCGCGAGACCGGGAACCTGATTTTCTTTGCGATTTTGGCGACGGTCGCTGAGCTGGCGTCTCAACCGCCCGTTGCAGCATCCGCTCAAACTCAGACCGTGTGA
- a CDS encoding alkaline phosphatase family protein, with product MRQKVTQLGTLLFVLILASCGGSTGITANKHSAASAPKASPPPPPPTTVVKLYSKHVWVVALENHSYEEVVGSSSAPYFNSLFKGSSAKGAIADQYYADRHSSLCAIMHYIAGEDVSADSAGKCDNYTLSCFSTNNIIREMKRAHPTWTWTSAQEDLPYPGYAGLYSGSYMRRHNPLDYFSPETCHSQSNMPYPLFMANLQLFASPNFIYITPNSMDDAHNGTVGAMDKWLAAHVPALLAQPAFQPDGDGLMFVVFDEGHVSTDNRCSASKRTGCGGRVATLVIGPQVKKGYHSTTWYNHESLLRTMCGAMHLLGCPGAAATAHPMGDMFLQPML from the coding sequence GTGAGACAAAAGGTTACGCAGCTCGGGACGTTGCTCTTTGTTCTGATCTTGGCTTCCTGCGGCGGTTCCACCGGCATTACCGCAAACAAGCATAGCGCGGCTTCTGCACCGAAGGCTTCTCCGCCGCCGCCTCCCCCGACGACAGTTGTGAAACTGTACTCCAAGCATGTTTGGGTGGTGGCTCTGGAGAACCACAGCTACGAGGAAGTCGTCGGCAGCTCGTCTGCGCCGTATTTCAATTCCCTGTTCAAGGGTTCATCGGCGAAAGGCGCCATTGCCGACCAGTACTATGCCGATCGGCATTCTTCGTTGTGCGCCATCATGCACTACATCGCTGGCGAAGATGTCTCCGCTGACTCCGCCGGCAAGTGCGACAACTACACCCTCTCCTGCTTCAGCACCAACAACATTATTCGCGAGATGAAGCGCGCGCACCCCACCTGGACCTGGACCAGCGCGCAAGAAGATTTGCCGTACCCTGGCTACGCCGGCCTTTACTCGGGCAGCTACATGCGCCGCCACAACCCGCTCGATTACTTCTCGCCGGAGACCTGCCATTCGCAAAGCAACATGCCGTATCCGCTGTTTATGGCGAACCTGCAGCTGTTCGCCTCTCCCAACTTTATTTACATCACGCCGAATAGCATGGACGACGCCCACAACGGCACGGTCGGCGCAATGGACAAGTGGCTCGCTGCCCATGTGCCGGCGCTACTCGCCCAACCTGCTTTCCAGCCCGACGGCGACGGCCTGATGTTTGTGGTCTTTGACGAGGGCCACGTATCCACTGACAATCGCTGCTCGGCGTCCAAGAGAACAGGCTGCGGCGGCCGCGTGGCCACACTGGTGATCGGGCCGCAGGTGAAGAAGGGCTACCACTCCACCACGTGGTACAACCACGAAAGCCTGCTGCGCACCATGTGCGGCGCCATGCACCTGCTGGGATGTCCGGGAGCAGCCGCCACCGCCCATCCCATGGGCGACATGTTCCTGCAACCCATGTTGTAG
- a CDS encoding WD40 repeat domain-containing protein produces the protein MRHISLSLAAVIVFVTLSFGEGTRTWEQSSFDDFEKGTATGVAIRNDGSLALAPSFKPLSTTPSTYIWAIDTDSDGNVYAASGSPARVYRIAKDGKANLIFAPHELQVQSLVVDPSGAIFAATSPDGKVYKIVHRKAGAAPTEETPAETEKTDRSQSASAPMPVDRSYSSSVYFNPETKYIWNLVLDKQGNLYVATGDRGQIFRVGKDGQHSVFFKSDEAHIRVMAFDPKGNLIAGSDGSGLVYRISPQGEAFVLYSAPKKEITALAVDSAGNIYAAGAGEKRAPSAAPGQMPVTGPVTTIGSLQGTISLGGASPSPTPVFSTAIFANTGGSEIYRIAPDGAPLRIWSSRDDLVYALAFDQHGTLLAGTGNKGRIYAISGDDVFADLLKASANQVTAFAKSPSGGLYASTSNFGKLFLLGPGPETQGSYESDVYDAKNFSQWGRAQMRASGSVDFFARSGNVDNPDRNWSPWQRLDPLKDVPVGVPSARFVQWKAVLHDGKTAPRLDSVVLNYLPKNVAPEIEEVGVQIGSRYQPTPKPVGASASGQGPQQFDSNPPPPIHDRGSIAVHWNSRDENDDQLIYSLYYRGDGDSRWLLLKDHVEDRFYSFDASLLPDGGYSIKVVASDAPSHSPNESLSAEKESPRFEVDTTPPAIQDLKAFYDGEQVRVSFRAVDGFSPIKRAEYSVDAQDWQYVEPVGQISDSRAENYDFIVSGAEAVAANVNAAPNKSSHGPRVATQLQFNGESQEHIIVVRAYDRFDNMGSAKFVLHPIAAAENDKSNPPNPNSPRIAKKQ, from the coding sequence GTGCGTCATATTTCCCTCTCTCTGGCCGCAGTTATTGTTTTCGTCACGCTTTCATTTGGCGAGGGCACACGCACCTGGGAGCAATCCAGCTTCGACGATTTCGAAAAAGGCACCGCCACCGGCGTCGCCATTCGCAATGATGGTTCGCTCGCGCTGGCGCCTTCCTTCAAGCCCTTGTCCACCACTCCTTCGACTTACATTTGGGCAATTGACACGGACAGTGATGGCAACGTGTACGCCGCCTCCGGCTCGCCCGCTCGTGTGTATCGCATTGCTAAGGACGGAAAAGCTAACCTCATCTTTGCCCCGCACGAACTCCAAGTGCAATCGCTGGTAGTAGACCCGAGCGGGGCCATCTTCGCCGCCACCTCCCCTGATGGCAAGGTTTACAAGATCGTGCATCGCAAAGCCGGTGCCGCCCCCACCGAGGAGACTCCCGCGGAGACCGAGAAGACCGACCGGAGTCAGTCTGCCTCTGCACCGATGCCCGTGGATCGTTCTTACAGCTCCTCGGTGTACTTCAATCCTGAAACCAAGTACATCTGGAACCTGGTTCTCGATAAACAGGGCAACCTGTACGTTGCCACTGGCGATCGTGGGCAGATCTTCCGCGTGGGAAAAGACGGCCAGCACTCGGTGTTCTTTAAGAGTGATGAAGCCCACATTCGGGTAATGGCTTTCGACCCCAAAGGTAATCTGATCGCCGGTTCCGACGGCAGCGGTTTGGTGTATCGCATCTCGCCGCAAGGCGAAGCGTTTGTGCTTTACAGCGCGCCCAAAAAAGAGATCACCGCGCTCGCAGTCGATAGCGCCGGCAACATTTACGCAGCCGGGGCAGGTGAGAAACGCGCGCCTTCCGCCGCTCCCGGCCAGATGCCCGTGACCGGCCCCGTGACCACAATTGGCTCACTCCAAGGCACGATCTCCCTGGGCGGGGCATCGCCTTCTCCCACCCCGGTGTTCTCTACCGCAATCTTTGCCAACACTGGCGGATCGGAGATCTACCGCATCGCGCCCGATGGCGCGCCGTTGCGCATCTGGAGCTCGCGCGATGACCTTGTCTACGCCCTCGCCTTTGATCAGCACGGCACCTTGCTGGCGGGTACAGGCAATAAAGGCCGAATTTATGCCATCAGCGGTGATGATGTTTTTGCCGATTTACTAAAGGCGAGCGCCAATCAGGTAACAGCATTCGCCAAATCGCCGAGCGGCGGGCTTTACGCTTCTACCAGTAATTTTGGAAAGCTGTTCCTGCTCGGACCCGGCCCGGAGACGCAAGGCTCCTACGAGAGTGATGTCTACGATGCGAAGAATTTTTCCCAGTGGGGGCGCGCTCAGATGCGGGCGTCCGGCAGCGTAGATTTTTTTGCTCGCAGCGGGAATGTTGACAATCCTGATCGCAATTGGAGCCCCTGGCAGCGACTTGATCCGCTCAAAGATGTCCCGGTTGGCGTTCCCTCCGCACGCTTCGTGCAGTGGAAGGCGGTCCTGCACGATGGCAAGACAGCGCCTCGCCTCGATTCTGTAGTGCTGAATTATTTGCCTAAGAACGTGGCCCCCGAAATTGAGGAAGTTGGAGTGCAAATCGGCAGCCGCTATCAGCCCACGCCCAAGCCTGTGGGCGCCTCAGCTTCGGGTCAGGGGCCACAGCAGTTCGACTCCAACCCGCCGCCCCCAATTCACGATCGCGGTTCCATTGCGGTGCACTGGAACTCGCGAGATGAGAATGACGATCAGCTTATTTATTCGCTCTACTATCGCGGCGATGGTGACAGTCGCTGGCTCTTGCTGAAAGACCATGTTGAGGACAGGTTCTACTCCTTCGACGCCAGCCTGCTTCCCGACGGCGGTTACAGCATCAAGGTGGTCGCCTCCGATGCTCCTTCGCATTCGCCTAACGAGTCGCTGAGTGCGGAAAAAGAGAGTCCACGCTTTGAAGTGGACACTACGCCGCCCGCAATTCAGGACCTCAAAGCTTTTTACGATGGTGAGCAAGTGCGCGTCAGCTTTCGCGCGGTGGACGGCTTTTCTCCCATTAAGCGCGCCGAGTATTCGGTTGATGCTCAAGACTGGCAATACGTGGAGCCTGTAGGGCAGATCTCCGACTCCCGTGCCGAGAATTACGACTTCATCGTGTCCGGTGCAGAAGCCGTAGCGGCAAACGTAAACGCGGCGCCAAACAAATCCTCTCACGGGCCGCGAGTGGCTACCCAGTTGCAATTTAACGGCGAGTCGCAGGAGCACATCATCGTGGTCCGCGCCTACGACCGTTTTGACAATATGGGCTCCGCCAAATTCGTGCTGCACCCGATCGCTGCTGCCGAGAACGACAAGTCAAATCCACCGAACCCTAACAGTCCACGCATCGCCAAAAAGCAATAA